A stretch of Priestia aryabhattai DNA encodes these proteins:
- a CDS encoding LacI family DNA-binding transcriptional regulator, whose product MGEKITIRDVAKHAGVSAASVSYVLNGINKVSDETKERILAAVKELNYEPNLTAVSLSKQKSNMIGVMFPLTDDSLSTIFKDNHYYSEMISGIEYGIRKHGYDLVISGVSSPADCLKWIRTRNIDGLLFLGVFPHRLYEKMKALSNPIVLVDTYEKYERDYHHISVDDEYGGYLATKHLVGLGHQEIAFIAHHLVNSPVDKKRYIGYEKALKEAGITPSKTFVFEANESSFDNGYNLGNKLLQDHKDIRAVFASSDTLALGIMKALQEKGKRIPQDYSIVGFDDITFSSYSSPSLTTIRQDVFNKGVVAATSVIQAIEHRFSTLQHVKLSVELIIRDSTAKHW is encoded by the coding sequence ATGGGAGAAAAGATAACGATTCGTGATGTAGCAAAGCATGCAGGGGTGTCTGCAGCTTCAGTGTCTTACGTCTTAAACGGAATTAACAAAGTATCCGATGAAACAAAAGAGCGAATTTTAGCTGCGGTAAAAGAATTGAACTATGAACCAAACTTAACTGCCGTTAGTCTCTCAAAACAAAAGTCCAATATGATTGGCGTTATGTTTCCGCTTACAGATGATTCTCTTTCTACTATATTTAAAGATAACCATTATTACAGCGAAATGATTAGTGGAATTGAATATGGGATCCGTAAGCATGGTTATGATCTAGTCATATCTGGAGTGAGTAGCCCAGCTGATTGCCTAAAATGGATTCGAACGAGAAATATTGATGGTCTCCTGTTTTTAGGAGTCTTCCCGCATCGATTGTATGAAAAAATGAAAGCGTTATCGAATCCGATTGTGCTAGTAGATACATACGAAAAGTACGAACGTGATTATCATCATATTTCTGTAGACGATGAGTATGGAGGATATCTAGCTACAAAACATTTAGTGGGTTTGGGGCACCAAGAAATTGCCTTTATCGCCCATCACCTCGTCAATAGTCCAGTGGATAAGAAGAGGTATATAGGCTACGAGAAAGCATTAAAAGAAGCGGGCATTACACCATCAAAGACGTTTGTTTTTGAAGCGAACGAAAGCTCATTTGATAACGGCTACAATTTAGGAAACAAACTGCTGCAAGATCATAAGGATATTCGGGCGGTTTTTGCATCCTCTGATACGCTGGCGCTTGGAATTATGAAAGCACTGCAAGAAAAGGGAAAAAGAATTCCGCAGGACTACTCAATCGTAGGGTTTGATGACATAACGTTTAGTAGCTATTCATCTCCAAGTCTAACAACAATTCGTCAAGATGTATTTAACAAAGGAGTAGTAGCCGCAACGTCTGTTATTCAAGCAATTGAACACCGTTTCAGCACGCTGCAGCATGTAAAATTATCGGTTGAACTTATTATTCGAGATTCAACTGCTAAGCACTGGTGA
- a CDS encoding ThuA domain-containing protein, producing MINVTVWNENRHEKKNPVVREIYSEGIHGAIASFLEEGGFRTHTATLDEEEHGLTDEVLNQTDVLVWWGHLAHDEVKDDIVEKVKQRVLDGMGLIVLHSGHFSKIFKTLMGTSCDLKWREADEKERLWVVEPSHPIVEGIGEFIELEREEMYGEHFDIPAPDELIFTSWFEGGEIFRSGCTYKRGNGKIFYFRPGHETYPTYHNKDIQRVLMNAIKWAKPAERKRPVYGNAQPLESIAVKN from the coding sequence ATGATTAATGTTACAGTATGGAATGAAAATCGTCATGAAAAGAAAAATCCGGTTGTAAGAGAAATTTACTCTGAAGGCATTCACGGGGCCATCGCTTCTTTCTTAGAAGAAGGAGGATTTCGTACGCACACTGCAACATTAGACGAAGAAGAACATGGCTTGACTGATGAAGTATTAAATCAAACGGATGTTTTAGTGTGGTGGGGACATTTAGCACATGACGAAGTAAAAGATGACATCGTTGAGAAAGTAAAGCAGCGCGTACTAGACGGTATGGGGCTTATTGTCTTACACTCAGGTCACTTTTCTAAGATTTTCAAGACGTTAATGGGCACAAGCTGCGACTTAAAATGGCGTGAAGCGGATGAAAAAGAGCGCTTATGGGTAGTAGAACCAAGCCATCCGATTGTGGAAGGTATTGGTGAATTCATCGAGCTTGAGCGCGAAGAAATGTACGGAGAGCACTTTGATATTCCAGCACCTGATGAACTGATTTTTACGAGCTGGTTTGAAGGCGGAGAAATTTTCAGAAGCGGTTGTACGTACAAACGCGGAAATGGAAAAATATTTTATTTCAGGCCTGGACATGAAACATATCCAACATATCACAACAAAGACATTCAGCGTGTCCTTATGAATGCTATTAAATGGGCGAAGCCAGCAGAGAGAAAACGTCCTGTTTACGGTAATGCGCAACCGCTTGAATCAATCGCTGTTAAAAACTAA
- a CDS encoding Gfo/Idh/MocA family protein — MTKVKIGVIGCGSIAQHRHLPEYKMNEQVELVAVCDINAERANSVAQQYGVKAYTNYEELLASGTVEAVSVCTPNYLHAPISVAALNSGVHVLCEKPMATSEEEAKAMIEAAKTNGKKLMIGHNQRFVASHQKARELIEKGEIGKIYSFRTAFGHGGPEGWSVDGKESWFFKKDEAFIGAMGDLGVHKTDMLRYILGEEIVEVGAFVESNAKDFANVDDNAVCVLKTESGIIGTLAASWAYNGKEDNSTIVYGEKGILRLEDDPKYSLVAQYATGEVVNYELGKIQSNDEGGQSNSHVIEQFVDAVAEDKESPVPGEEGLKSLAVILAALKSSQTKQITRV, encoded by the coding sequence ATGACAAAAGTAAAAATTGGGGTTATTGGGTGTGGAAGCATTGCGCAACACCGCCATTTACCAGAATATAAGATGAATGAACAAGTAGAATTAGTAGCCGTTTGCGATATAAACGCCGAACGTGCAAACAGCGTAGCACAGCAGTACGGTGTAAAAGCTTACACAAACTATGAAGAACTTTTAGCAAGCGGTACAGTGGAAGCAGTGAGCGTATGTACGCCCAATTATCTTCATGCGCCTATTTCGGTTGCAGCTTTAAACAGCGGAGTTCATGTCCTGTGTGAAAAGCCGATGGCAACATCAGAAGAAGAAGCGAAAGCGATGATTGAAGCAGCAAAAACAAACGGTAAAAAACTAATGATCGGACATAATCAGCGCTTTGTAGCTTCCCATCAAAAAGCTCGTGAACTTATTGAAAAAGGGGAAATCGGTAAAATTTATAGTTTTCGTACGGCTTTTGGCCACGGTGGTCCGGAAGGTTGGAGCGTGGACGGAAAAGAAAGCTGGTTCTTCAAAAAAGACGAAGCATTTATTGGTGCTATGGGAGATTTAGGTGTTCATAAAACCGATATGCTTCGCTACATATTGGGTGAAGAAATTGTAGAAGTTGGTGCATTTGTGGAAAGCAATGCAAAAGACTTTGCAAACGTAGACGACAATGCTGTGTGCGTATTAAAAACGGAAAGCGGAATTATCGGGACGCTTGCGGCAAGCTGGGCTTACAATGGAAAAGAAGATAACTCCACGATTGTTTACGGCGAGAAAGGGATTCTTCGTTTAGAGGACGATCCGAAGTATTCATTAGTTGCACAATATGCAACAGGTGAAGTGGTGAACTATGAATTAGGAAAAATTCAGTCAAACGATGAAGGCGGACAAAGCAATTCTCACGTCATTGAACAATTTGTAGATGCAGTTGCAGAAGATAAAGAATCTCCTGTTCCTGGTGAAGAAGGGTTAAAATCACTTGCTGTTATTTTAGCAGCTTTAAAATCAAGTCAAACGAAACAAATTACGCGCGTGTAA
- a CDS encoding Gfo/Idh/MocA family protein: protein MRIGIIGAGGIAVSRHIPAFKQLGDECVIWGLSDINSERATEVANEHNIPHVFVDYKDMFKEVDAVCICTPNKFHAEFAVEALKAGVHVLCEKPMAMSKQQGEEMLAAARESGKQLAIAYHYRFMKEAQAAKKMMTEVGRPLVARVRAMRRRKVPGWGVFTNKDLQGGGSLIDYGCHLLDLTLWLMGNPMHTEVLGSTYNELSKTPNQLNQWGAFDHETFSVDDHVTAYIKFKNGASLLLETSWAANIEDDEEHVSISGIEGGLSVFPFELYTSKNGMLMNSTSPWIDGEDDYSLSQAKNFVEACKGNAELVVKPQEALQVSAIIDEIYRTGGN from the coding sequence GTGAGAATTGGCATAATCGGAGCAGGAGGGATTGCTGTAAGCAGACATATCCCAGCATTCAAACAACTAGGTGATGAATGTGTGATTTGGGGGCTTAGCGATATTAATAGTGAAAGAGCCACAGAGGTAGCCAATGAGCATAACATCCCTCACGTATTTGTCGATTATAAAGATATGTTTAAAGAAGTGGATGCTGTATGTATTTGTACACCGAATAAATTTCACGCCGAGTTTGCAGTAGAAGCGCTAAAAGCAGGCGTTCACGTCCTATGTGAAAAGCCAATGGCGATGTCTAAACAGCAAGGTGAAGAAATGCTTGCTGCTGCTAGAGAATCGGGTAAGCAGTTAGCGATTGCGTATCATTACCGGTTCATGAAAGAAGCGCAGGCGGCGAAAAAAATGATGACAGAGGTAGGACGACCTCTAGTTGCACGTGTCAGAGCGATGCGTCGACGAAAAGTTCCCGGTTGGGGCGTATTTACGAACAAAGATCTTCAAGGCGGAGGCAGTTTAATTGATTACGGCTGCCATTTGCTTGATTTAACGCTTTGGCTAATGGGAAATCCAATGCATACTGAAGTACTTGGAAGCACATATAATGAACTGAGTAAAACGCCGAATCAACTAAATCAATGGGGAGCATTTGATCATGAAACATTCAGCGTGGATGATCATGTAACGGCCTATATTAAATTTAAAAATGGGGCGTCCCTTCTTTTAGAAACTTCTTGGGCTGCTAATATCGAAGATGATGAAGAGCACGTAAGTATATCAGGGATAGAGGGCGGTTTAAGCGTGTTTCCGTTTGAACTATACACGTCTAAAAACGGTATGCTCATGAACAGTACGTCACCTTGGATAGATGGAGAAGATGATTACAGCTTAAGTCAGGCTAAAAATTTCGTTGAAGCGTGTAAAGGAAATGCTGAATTAGTGGTAAAGCCACAAGAAGCGCTTCAGGTCTCAGCCATTATTGACGAAATATATCGCACAGGGGGAAACTAA
- a CDS encoding sugar phosphate isomerase/epimerase family protein produces the protein MKLGVFTVLFADLSFEEMLDKVKAAGLHAVEIGTGGYPGNSHCPLDELLEDEGKREAYMKQVKDRGLTISAFSCHGNPISPETSFAKESDETLRKTIQLASLVDVPVVNCFSGTAGDHEEAKYPNWPVTPWPNEYGDVLNWQWENKLVPYWKEIGELAEKHNVKIGLELHGGFLVHTPYTLLKLREKTSPAIGANLDPSHLWWQGIDPVGAIKILAKENAIHHFHAKDTYLDQDNINMYGLTDMQPYGEVQTRAWTFRSVGCGHDVKEWSDMMSALRTYGYDYVVSIEHEDPIMSIEEGFKRAVTNLQSVLIEETPSQMWWA, from the coding sequence ATGAAACTTGGAGTATTCACGGTCTTATTTGCGGATCTTTCTTTTGAAGAGATGTTAGATAAAGTAAAAGCAGCAGGTCTTCATGCTGTTGAAATCGGAACGGGCGGCTATCCGGGAAACAGTCATTGTCCGCTAGATGAGCTGCTTGAAGATGAAGGAAAAAGAGAAGCATATATGAAGCAGGTAAAAGACCGCGGGCTTACAATCAGCGCGTTTAGCTGCCACGGCAATCCTATTTCACCTGAAACAAGTTTTGCCAAAGAATCTGACGAAACGCTTCGCAAGACTATCCAACTAGCATCATTAGTAGATGTTCCAGTGGTTAACTGCTTCTCTGGAACAGCTGGAGATCACGAAGAAGCTAAGTATCCAAACTGGCCTGTTACACCTTGGCCTAATGAATATGGAGATGTATTGAATTGGCAGTGGGAAAACAAGCTTGTTCCTTATTGGAAAGAAATTGGAGAACTAGCGGAGAAGCATAATGTGAAAATTGGTTTAGAACTTCACGGTGGATTTTTAGTTCATACTCCGTACACGCTACTAAAGCTTCGCGAAAAAACAAGTCCAGCGATTGGCGCTAACCTTGATCCAAGTCATTTATGGTGGCAAGGAATTGATCCGGTAGGAGCTATTAAAATTTTAGCAAAAGAAAATGCGATTCATCATTTCCATGCAAAGGATACGTACTTGGACCAAGATAATATTAATATGTATGGCCTGACGGATATGCAGCCATACGGAGAAGTCCAAACGCGTGCGTGGACATTTAGATCGGTAGGATGCGGACATGACGTAAAAGAGTGGTCCGATATGATGAGTGCACTTCGCACATACGGATACGATTATGTAGTCAGCATTGAACATGAAGACCCAATCATGTCTATTGAAGAAGGATTTAAACGCGCGGTTACGAACTTACAAAGTGTATTAATTGAAGAAACTCCGTCACAAATGTGGTGGGCGTAA
- a CDS encoding DNA-3-methyladenine glycosylase — protein MTRSLLAIEPLPLLFYQQPTLELAQSLLGCLLVHETAEGTASGFIVETEAYKGPFDRAAHSFNNRRTKRTEVMFGPPGHAYTHTMHTHCLLNVVSSNIDYPEGVLIRAIEPFSGKDLMKTRRRGMENEINWTNGPGKLTKALGVSMDLYGHDLTSPPLYIARGFTPSAISAGPRVGIDNSGEAKDYPWRFWVTNHPFVSKFR, from the coding sequence ATGACGCGTTCTCTTTTAGCAATTGAACCACTTCCTCTTTTATTTTATCAACAGCCTACACTTGAATTAGCTCAGTCGCTGTTAGGATGTCTTCTTGTTCACGAAACGGCAGAAGGAACTGCATCTGGTTTTATTGTAGAAACAGAGGCTTATAAAGGGCCTTTCGACCGAGCAGCTCATAGTTTTAACAACCGGCGCACAAAAAGAACGGAAGTAATGTTCGGCCCTCCTGGTCATGCCTATACGCATACGATGCATACGCATTGTTTACTCAATGTTGTAAGCAGCAATATTGATTATCCAGAAGGCGTCCTCATTCGAGCTATTGAGCCATTTAGCGGCAAAGATTTGATGAAAACTAGACGTCGAGGGATGGAAAACGAAATAAATTGGACAAATGGTCCTGGGAAACTAACAAAAGCACTGGGAGTTTCAATGGATTTGTACGGTCATGATTTAACCAGCCCTCCTCTTTATATTGCTCGTGGCTTCACTCCTTCAGCGATTTCCGCCGGACCTCGCGTTGGCATTGATAATTCTGGTGAAGCCAAGGATTACCCTTGGCGCTTTTGGGTTACCAATCACCCGTTTGTATCGAAATTCAGGTGA